AATCTTCTGGTGAGCAAGTTTATCATGCAGCAGCCGTAGGAAAATATGCAGCAGATATTGTGGGAAAACGCGGAGATGCAGCGACATCCGGTTTACCGGGAATAGTGTTTAAAGGTTCATGTCCTGTTTTAGTCGAAAATACCAAGGGAGATCTTCGAGTTCGCCAAGATACTGCACAAGCCTGGGGAATTAAGAGTGCTTTAGCAACCCACATTCCGCAGATAGGAGTCAAATTTCCCACTAATTCTAAAAAATTGAAATGGGTTTAAAATTTTTGATGAACTTCCGAGGCTTTACTATCAAATTGTATAGCTAGTTAACCGTTATTTAACTA
This Planktothrix sp. FACHB-1365 DNA region includes the following protein-coding sequences:
- a CDS encoding GAF domain-containing protein, with the translated sequence MNQALTLQTIAEQVQELLQAETVVVMLAESSGEQVYHAAAVGKYAADIVGKRGDAATSGLPGIVFKGSCPVLVENTKGDLRVRQDTAQAWGIKSALATHIPQIGVKFPTNSKKLKWV